Genomic DNA from Antennarius striatus isolate MH-2024 chromosome 16, ASM4005453v1, whole genome shotgun sequence:
GTGTTTAAACTCGGCATGtaagtgtttttaaatgtgtgtcgTCCGTTTTTGTACATGAATATACGTCTTCTTTGTATTACGGTGCTATTGATGACCTACAGTGAATTGATTTGATAATGTTTTTACGGACGCTGGTGTTTCGGACGCAGCTGATTTTCTATACAGAGAAAACGGCGGTCGGGTTTTCCTGTGACGGGTCGGTTTCAGTCGTTCTTCCTCGTCGGTTTGTTTGTTGAGGTTTTTACAAAATGTCAGCGGCAGAAATGAAGCTTCACGAGTTTACTGTGTGGGTTTTAAAGTGGTGTTTTCTATAATgtttgaataattaaaaaaataagctgttgtgtttttgttctttttgtaaaGTCTTTCTGAGCTGTTATGTCATGTTAAcgaaaaaaatctgtgaaaacTTTTATTCCCTTCGTCCGGACGCCTCAAAAACATTGAACCAATCCAAATCCGGACTGGGATCGAATTTAAAATCGCGACAGAAGGTCGACGTGTAGATAGAATCCTCTGATGTCTTGTTTTCATGTTAACGCCgtgaagcttttttttatacattgtGAAATTTCTGGCCGCATGATTGTGAGAAACATCCGACATTAAGACCGACGTTACATTTTTTATGCAATAAAAATCATAACGGGAAAAATGCTGCTTGTGTGTTTCCTCAAAACTCAAACCGAAAGTCAACCTGTGGGGATTTATGTTAGCATCTTGAGCTAAGCTAACattagtaccttgagatatcaGCCGAGacctttattatttttcatataaCATATTAATTAAACAAAAGGACAGTCTGCATGTAAGTTGATAAAagtattatttgtatttcaaaATTTACAGGGTGTGAAGCTTTTATACAAGATgaacattaaaattatttttttctaatattttaatttacatttttttaattttttttttatgtttcatggTAAGCATGGTAATTAGCATTGTTTAGCCCAATGGCGCCAACAGTAAAATTCCACAAAACACTGAAACCACTTTTCAGGGAGACTGAGTTTATTGATCTGTGCTACATGTTTTATTGATCATGAAAACCAAGTCAGGTGACCGACTGCAGGTGTGATGGGGGTGTGTGGTCAGCAGGCTCCAGCTGGGCGGAGTTTACTGGGCGGGGCTTGTCCGGTTTACTCGTACAGCCAAGGCTTGGCGCAGGAGGTGTAGTTGACAAACTCCTCGGCCTTGAACCACAGGTCGATCTCCGTCTTGGCGTTCTCCAGGGTGTCGCTGCCGTGGATGATGTTCCTGAAGGCGGGACGATGAGTCACGTGATCATCATGTGATGTAAacgcaggtgggggggggggtcacctgtcAGCTTTTGCTCACCTGCCGATGTTGATGCACAGGTCTCCACGGATGCTGCCGGGCTTGGAGTCGGCGGGGTTGGTCTCCCCCAGCATCATCCTGGCCATCTTCACAATGTTCTCACCCTCCCACACCTGGACACGCATCAACACACCTGTGAGCTCAGGGCGGGGcggtgaagccccgccccttctgTCAAGTCACATGGCTTCACAAAACCAAAGATGTAAAGTTCAAACTGGTCACCAAACTTGGGGGAGACACTGTTTCAGGTTTTATCATGGGTGTGTATGGCAGGAATGTTCTAAGTGGTGACATCATTAGAGGGGAGGGGCTAAAGTCTCAGTCTTTTTGAATTCCTCTCTTAGTTTTTCCTCCACTTCCATCATGTTGACATGAAAAGTGGTCCAATCTGTGCTGCTGCTAGCGATGCTAATCTGGAAGCTAACAAACctacacttcctgttcagggaggagccagaggacctccagccaatcagctccatTTGAACCTAAATCCAATCAGATTCTAGCTTTCCATCAGCAGCTTCTGAGGATGGTGTAGGTGGTtctggaccaccaggaccaccaacaCGTtctggaccaccaggaccaccaacaCGTTCTGGACCAGGCAGACTGGTTCTGGTGCTGCTCTACACAAGTCGCCTTGGGGGCGGGGTGTCGTGTCTTACCATGGCGAGGACGGGTCCAGAGGACATGTATTTGCACAGCCCGTCGTAGAAGGGCATGGCCTTCAGGTCCAGGTAGTGCTTCTTCATGTGGTCCTCAGAGGCCTGAACACAGAGCGAATCAGGTGAGTCCAAACACACGACCTGATTGGCCCCTGAACGTCTCCATGTTTAAATGacggaactttttttttacctgcaggAACTTGGCGGCGACCATCTTGTAGCCTCGCTTCTCGAAACGATGGATGATCTCGCCGCAGAGTCCCCTCTGGACGCCATCGGGCTTCACAGCGATGAAGGTACGCTCCATGTTCACTGGTAGGCTGCacaccaacgaagaagaaacAACTGTCATCCTCACAGGTGAGTCTATTTAAGCTCCTCCCCTTTTTGGGGGTGGCTTCCTGTTTCTCGTGTTTGATGAAGATGGGATTAAATTACGCCTCGTCCTTGCGCCGCGCGGGAAATGAAACGTGCTCTTGGATTTTTTGGACGCCGTTTTCTTCTCAGGACGGAAACCGACACCGGCTCGTAAAGTTGGACAAAGCTGCGTTctatttttacttcctgttgtcgTGCGGCGCCGCTATCGCCTCTGGCGAGAGTTCAGGGTGTCAAAAATGCAGAGGAGGGTATAATTAGGATCCGGGTCGCCCGCGGAGGTCGGGTTCCGCTGATTTATCAGACTATCTGTGTCCAGT
This window encodes:
- the LOC137609842 gene encoding nucleoside diphosphate kinase B-like, with translation MERTFIAVKPDGVQRGLCGEIIHRFEKRGYKMVAAKFLQASEDHMKKHYLDLKAMPFYDGLCKYMSSGPVLAMVWEGENIVKMARMMLGETNPADSKPGSIRGDLCINIGRNIIHGSDTLENAKTEIDLWFKAEEFVNYTSCAKPWLYE